One genomic segment of Oncorhynchus nerka isolate Pitt River linkage group LG16, Oner_Uvic_2.0, whole genome shotgun sequence includes these proteins:
- the dclre1a gene encoding DNA cross-link repair 1A protein isoform X3: MSKNDLEDDIWEYKPLNKKKRKDKETPDTFNGPMAKYRQASQCLTKGENSVQVKNTVRHVKLTKVAPNKTLGVKENESIQNKEVAAGENVHRASSPGGSSCPICQMPFSILVVQSQRWHVAECLDNPGEDRKECPDGIQCYSTILSHYQRYSHSLLAHSRATNEAPCLSLELVTNGGANLSLESSQDSQSSSINRHSEATSPTKPNALLLLRSPAPEVIRKKKGWSPSTKVLKSTLQDNKTKVSTPHKDNRGSEGLEGGFVKAEPSASSDDEISYSPMSEFPQDIEVNGTQQKKALFPSSMLEDGENNDSMLLFSDGVSSDNELSSNLVAHSETNEVVGSPVFSDSQVVSISSLVHSNHLPSFSREEHTEDNCNAFSARPLLQSPKSIVLESLRESLFSPSSNCSLHSKSLDQCPTYTNTELNMSLPQVPPSSQASPTQHSQATMTTRKGKASGLKQTDIGVFFGLKPLKDKGKEQEAGNVLPGVTLHQGPVLEERKGGKADHGGRQRKGRSANATVTPKVGVRSDGGCTQTPSEGGRKRWNRGRTDGEQRESKRCPFYKKIPGTKFAVDAFQYGLVEGITTYFLTHFHSDHYGGLKKSSTFHIYCNRITGNLVKSKLRVAEQYVHILPMNTQVTVDGFKVTLLDANHCPGAAMLLLFLPDGQTVLHTGDFRADPSMEAYHELLSCRVQTLYLDTTYCSPEYTFPTQQEVINLAANTAFTCVTLNPRTLVVCGSYSVGKEKVFLALAEVLGSKVCLSRDKFNTMCCLESERIRQLITTDWKAAQVHVLPMMQLTFKNLQAHLSRFSRQYDQLVAFKPTGWTFSQRVEAVEDIKPMVHGNISIYGTAQYL; this comes from the exons ATGTCAAAGAACGATTTGGAAGATGACATATGGGAATATAAGCCTCTCAACAAGAAGAAAAGAAAGGACAAAGAGACACCTGATACTTTTAATGGACCCATGGCTAAGTACAGACAAGCCTCACAATGTTTAACCAAAGGAGAAAATTCTGTCCAAGTGAAGAACACAGTCAGACATGTGAAGCTCACCAAAGTAGCTCCAAATAAAACCCTCGGTGTGAAGGAAAATGAGTCTATTCAAAATAAAGAGGTGGCTGCTGGAGAGAACGTGCACCGGGCATCTTCCCCTGGAGGAAGTTCCTGTCCGATCTGTCAGATGCCATTCTCTATATTGGTGGTGCAATCGCAAAGATGGCATGTTGCAGAATGTCTTGACAATCCTGGGGAAGACCGCAAAG AATGTCCCGATGGTATCCAGTGCTACTCCACAATTCTGAGCCACTACCAGAGATACAGCCACTCCCTGCTTGCCCACAGCCGAGCAACCAATGAGGCGCCCTGCCTCAGCTTGGAGTTGGTAACCAATGGCGGGGCCAATTTAAGCTTGGAGAGCTCACAGGACAGCCAGAGTTCTTCTATTAACAGACACAGTGAAGCTACATCCCCCACAAAGCCAAATGCCCTTCTGCTGCTCCGGTCTCCTGCTCCAGAGGTAATCCGAAAAAAAAAAGGCTGGTCACCTTCAACCAAAGTTTTGAAGTCTACCCTCCAAGACAATAAAACAAAAGTGTCAACCCCCCATAAGGACAATAGAGGGAGTGAAGGCCTTGAGGGTGGTTTTGTCAAAGCAGAGCCCTCTGCTTCTAGTGATGATGAGATCTCCTATTCCCCCATGTCTGAGTTTCCCCAAGATATAGAAGTTAATGGGACACAACAAAAAAAAGCTCTATTTCCAAGCAGTATGTTGGAAGATGGGGAAAATAATGACTCGATGTTGTTGTTCAGTGATGGAGTCTCAAGTGATAATGAGTTATCTTCCAACCTTGTGGCTCATTCTGAAACAAATGAAGTTGTAGGTTCTCCAGTATTCAGCGACAGCCAGGTGGTATCGATTAGCTCATTAGTGCATAGCAATCACCTACCTAGCTTCTCAAGAGAAGAGCATACAGAGGATAACTGTAATGCCTTCAGTGCTAGGCCTCTACTCCAGTCTCCAAAAAGTATAGTATTAGAAAGCTTACGGGAGAGCCTGTTCAGCCCAAGCAGCAATTGCAGCCTCCATTCCAAAAGCTTGGATCAGTGCCCCACTTACACAAACACGGAGTTGAACATGTCATTACCTCAAGTGCCTCCATCTTCCCAAGCTTCCCCCACCCAACATTCTCAGGCAACCATGACAACTAGGAAGGGCAAGGCCTCTGGGCTCAAACAGACAGACATTGGGGTGTTTTTTGGGCTCAAGCCCCTGAAGGACAAAGGGAAGGAGCAAGAGGCTGGGAACGTTTTACCTGGGGTGACTCTCCATCAGGGACCTGTACTTGAAGAGCGCAAGGGAGGTAAAGCGGACCATGGAGGACGTCAGAGGAAAGGCAGAAGTGCAAATGCCACGGTGACCCCTAAAGTTGGAGTGCGATCAGACGGTGGGTGTACACAGACTCCAAGTGAGGGAGGTAGGAAGAGGTGGAACAGGGGGAGAACCGATGGAGAGCAAAGGGAGTCCAAGCGATGCCCGTTTTATAAAAAGATTCCAG GCACTAAGTTTGCTGTGGATGCTTTTCAGTATGGGCTGGTTGAGGGCATCACCACTTACTTCCTCACACACTTCCACTCAGACCACTATGGAGGCCTGAAGAAGAGCTCTACATTCCATATCTACTGTAACAGA ATCACAGGTAACCTGGTGAAGAGTAAGCTGAGGGTGGCTGAGCAGTACGTCCACATCCTGCCCATGAACACCCAGGTCACTGTGGATGGGTTCAAGGTCACACTGCTTGACGCCAACCA CTGTCCAGGAGCTGCCATGCTGCTGCTGTTCCTGCCCGATGGCCAGACTGTGCTTCACACGGGAGACTTTAGAGCTGACCCTTCTATGGAGGCCTACCACGAGCTGCTGAGCTGCCGAGTCCAGACACTCTACCTGGACACCAC tTACTGCAGTCCTGAATACACCTTCCCCACGCAGCAGGAGGTCATAAACCTTGCGGCCAACACAGCCTTCACGTGTGTGACCCTCAACCCTCGCACTCTGGTGGTGTGTGGCTCCTATTCAGTTGGCAAAGAGAAAGTATTCTTGG CTCTGGCAGAGGTACTGGGCTCCAAAGTTTGCCTGTCCCGGGACAAGTTCAACACCATGTGTTGTCTGGAGTCAGAGCGCATCCGCCAGCTCATCACCACCGACTGGAAGGCCGCACAGGTCCATGTGCTACCCATGATGCAACTGACCTTCAAA